From the genome of Vicinamibacterales bacterium:
GAGCAGCGCCGTCTCCGCCGGGTTGTAGACGAGGTCGTAGACGAGCCGGCCCGTGAGGTCGCCGTCGAGGGCGATCGGGGCCTCGTCGTCTCGGGGCGTGGTGCCGACCGGCGTCGCGTTCACGAGCAGGTCCCACGTGGCGGCCGGCGGGGGCCACGTGCCGCTCCGCCCCCCCACGAGCGCCGCGACCTCATCGGCCCGCTCCGGCTGTCGCGCGTGCACGGTCACCTCCGCGCCGGCGCCGGCCAGCGCCAGCGCCACGGCACGGGAGGCGCCGCCCGCGCCGAGGACCGCGGCTCGCCGGCCGCGAAGCGGCCGGCCCGACAGGGGCGCCAGGAAGCCCTCGACATCGGTGTTCCTGCCCTCCCACCCGCCGGCCGCCTTGCGCAGCGTGTTCACGGCGCCGAGGCGTCGATCGCGCGGATCCGGTGAGGCGAGCCCCAGGAAGGCCTCGCGCTTGAAAGGCGCCGTCACGGACACCCCCTGGACGTCGAAGGCGCGCGCGAACTCGGCGAAGTCGTCGAAGCTGGCCGCGGCGAGCGGAACGTAGATGGCGTCCACCCCGGCCGCGGCGAAGGCCGCGTTGTGCATCGGCGGCGAGAGCGAGTGGTCGATGGGCCGGCCGAGCACGCCGTAGACGGGCGTGGACGCCTCGACCTCGCCCAGGCGGAACTCGTCGCGCAGACGGGCCAGCGGCAGCTGTCCCGGCGCCACGCCGTCGCCGGCGTAGGTCCAGCGGGAGCCGACGCGCGCGGCGAGGAGGCGCGAGGGCAGCCCGGCCCCGCCCATCGCGAGTACCACGCCCCGGCCCGCGGCCCGGCCGGCGAGCCGCCGGGCGGTGACGACGTCGGCGAGACGCGTGGCCGTGAACGCCAGCTTCACCACCTCGGCCCCGGACGAGAGCAGGCGATCGAGGCGGGCGTCCGCATCCGCGGGCACGCCCGTGAAGTCGTGGAACGAGCGGACGATCCGGCGGCCGCCGGACCGCGCGACGAGCGCCTCCGCTGCGCCGTCCTCGACGTCGACGAACTCCGCGCCCAGATCCCACGCGCGCTCCAGCACGCGGACACGGACGTCCTCGGGGCCCTCGAAGGCGCCGCCCTGCCACGGCGGACGGCAGGTGGCCACCACCGGCAGGCGCCGGCCCGCGAGCGCGGCGTCGACGTCGAGATCCCGCACGCCGTCCAGGCGCAGCTCCACCATGTCGGCGCCCGACACTTCGTCGCGGCGCGTCCTGAGCTCGGCCGTCGTCCGGCCCGTCACGGTGGCGCAAATGCACGTGCCCATCAATGAAAAACGCCTCTTCAACCGGTGGTCGAAGAGGCGCTGGTCGAAACGAACGAATCGCGTGGTGGATTGGCTACGCGAGACCCCCGGCCTCTTCGGTGACGCGCCAATACCAATACCCATGGCAGGCGTACAGCCGGACGGCGTCGGCCGACTGGCTCGACGGGCACGGGTGCGCGCGATGCTCGTCCATGGATGCGACGCGGAAGGTACCAGACGGCCGCGGACCTGTCAAATGCCGTCGTCACGGGCGTCGACGGCGACCGCGTCCCGCCTTGATTGTGGTGCGAGAACCTCGTATAACGAAAAGACACCGTGAGGCCACGTCTTTCCCCGCTCCTCGCGTGCGCCCTCGCGACTCTCGCGCTGGCCCTGGGCGAGGGCCGGCTGGCCGCGCGCGACACCCTGATGCCGGTGGACGAGGTGCGGCCCGGCATGGTCGGCGTCGGCCGGACGGTGTTCCAGGGCTCGACGATCGACGAGTTCACGGTCCGGATCATCGGGACCCTGAAGAGCGTCGTCGCCCCCCAGCGCGATCTCATCCTGGCCAAGCTCGAGGGCGGCCCGCTGGCCGACACCGGCGTCATCGCCGGCATGAGCGGCAGCCCCGTCTACATCGACGGCAAGCTGCTCGGCGCCGTCTCCTATCAGCTCGGTCAGTTCCCGAAGGAGCCCATCGCCGGCATCACGCCGATCGGCGAGATGACGGACGCCACGGCCCTCACGAGCTCACGTCCTCTGCGGCCGGCGGCCGTGCCGCTGGGCCGCGCGGTGAGCGCCGGCGAACTGCGCGCGCTCTGGGCCTCCGCACTGGCGCCGCCGCAGCCGTTCGCGGCGGCTGTCGGTGATCTGCTCGCCGCCACGTCGAGCCTCGGCCTGTCCCGGCAGGTCGCCACCGAGCTTCGACCGATCACGGTGCCGCTCACGGCCGGCGGCTTCGACCACGACGTCCTCGACCGGGTGGCGCCGATGCTCCCGGGCACCTCGATCACCGCGGCGCGGGCGCAGGCGCCGGCGGCCGGCGCCGGTCAGCCGCTCCGCCCGGGCGATGCGGTCGGGGTCGCGCTCCTGACGGGCGACTTCTCCCTGGGCGCCACGGGCACGGTCACCCAGGTGGATGGCGACAAGGTCTACGCGTTCGGCCACCCGCTGTACAACCTCGGGCCCACGGCCTTTCCGATGACGCGCGCGGACGTCATCGCCGTCCTGCCGAGTCTGGTCACCTCGAGCAAGCTGGCCAGCCTCGGTCCCGTCGTCGGCACCGTCTCGCAGGACCGGGCCACGGCGATTGCGGGCCATCTCGGCCCCGCCCCGGCCATGGTGCCGGTCACGATCCGGCTGACGTCCACGCGCGTGCCGGAACGGTCCTTCTCGTTCCAGGTCGTCAACGACCAGCTCTTCACGCCGCTCCTCACCTACCTCGCCGTCGCCAACGTCCTCACGTCGTACGAACGGCAGACCGGCGCCGCCACCTACGTGGTGAAGGGCGAGGCGCGCGTCAACGGCCGCACGCTCGGCTTCGACGACGTCTTCGTGGGCGACCAGAGCGCGGCCAACGCCTCGTCGTACGTGGCCGGGCCGTTGACCGCCCTCTACAGGAACGCGAACGAGCGCTTCACGGTCGACGGCATCACGCTGGCCATCGACGCCGACGAGCGCACGCGCACGGCCGAGATCACGCGGGCCTGGGTGGACGACACGCCGGTGCGCCCCGGCGGCACGGCGCGCGTGCACGTGCAGCTGCGCACGTTCGAGGGCGAGGATCGGCTGGTCACGCAGGCCATCGACATTCCCGCCAACGCCGCTGGCACGCTGCAGCTCCTCGTCAGCGAAGGGCCGCGGCTGGCGCTGCAGGACACGCGCGGACCGCGGGCGGAGCTGCAGTCGGTGGCCCAGATCGTCCGCGCCGCCAACCGTGCGAAGCGCAGCCATCGGGTGTACCTCCGTCTCACGGCGTCCGCGCCCGGCGCCGTCGTGGACGGCGAGCCGATGCCGGGCCTGCCGCCATCGGTGGCCGCCGTGCTCGACGGCGACCGCAGCGCCAGCGGCACCACGTCCCTGCGCTCGGCGCCCCGCGGCGAGTGGGAGGTGGTCGTGCCGTACGCCGTCAGCGGCTCGCGCCAGCTCTCGATCGCCGTGGACCCCTCGTGACCCGCGAGGCTCGCCCGGCGCGAGCGTTCTCACGATGCCCAGACTGACTGCTTCCCTGCCGTTCCTCGTGCTGTCGCTCGCCGTCGTGTCCGCTGCCGGCCCCGACGTCTGGCGCGTCGCCACGCAGCCCGACTTCCTCAAGGGCGACCTCGATCAGGTGTCGGTGGACGAACACGGCCGGCTCACGCTCGGCCCGGCCATCGCCACGGTGTTCGAGGGCGACGTGCCCATCGTGTGGACGGGCGTGGCGCGGGCTGGCGGGCCGACCTATCTCGGGACCGGCAACGACGGCAAGGTGCTCAGGGTCGACGCCGACGGCAAGGGCGGCGTGTTCTTCGACGCGGCGGAACTCGAGGTCCACGCGCTGGCGCTGGCCCCCGACGGCGGGCTCTTCGTCGGGACGTCGCCCGATGGACGGGTCTACAAGGTGAACGCGGCTGGCGTCGCGACGCCGTACTTCGATCCCGAGGAGAAGTACATCTGGGCGCTGGCGCTCGATGCCCGGGGCGACCTCTTCGTGGCCACGGGCGATCCGAAGGGGCGCGTGTATCGCGTCTCGCCACAGGGGACGGGCACGCCGTTCTACACGTCGGGCGCAACGCACGTGGTCTCGATGGCCTTCGACGCCGAGCGCCGCCTGGTCGTCGGCACCGAGTCCCCCGGGCGCGTCTTCAGGCTGGACGCGGAGGGGCGGCCTTTCCTGCTGCTCGACACCGACATGCAGGAGGTGCGCGCCCTCCGCAGCGATGCCCGCGGCCGGATGTTCGTCGTCGCCCAGGCCGGCAGGAGCGGCGGCGGCGACACCGGCGGCGGCGCCGAGACGCCGACGCCGGCGCCCGCGGCTCCCCGCGCGCCCGTGCCGACGGTGACGGTGTCCATCACGTCGATGTCGGTCGCGGAGCCGCAGCCGTCCGCGACGGCGGCCTCGTCGCCCAGTGAGGGCGGCGCGGTGACGGGCGCGATCTTCCGCATCGACCCGGACGGGATGACGGAGCGGATCTGGGAGGCGCGCGACGACACGCCCTTCGACGTGGCGCCACTCGAGGACGGCGCGCTGCTCGTGGCGACGGGCCATCGCGGCAAGCTGTACCGGCTCGAGGGCGACCCCCTCAAGGCGACGCTGCTCGGCCGCGTGCCGGCCCGGCAGGCCGTGCAGTTCGTGGCGGCCGGCGGCAGGATGCTCGTCGCCACCTCGAACAGCGGGGCGCTCGTGCGGGTCGGCACCGCCCACGCGGAGCGCGGCACCTACACGTCGGACGTGAAGGACGCCAAGACCACGGCCCGTTGGGGCACCATCGCGTGGCGGGCGACGACGCCTGCCGGCACGCGCGTGGAAGTGGCGACCCGCTCGGGCAACACGGCCACGCCGGACGAGGGGTGGAGCCCGTGGAGCGCGGCGTACACGGAGGCCGACGGCGCCGCCGTGACGAGCCCGGTCGCCCGGTATCTGCAGTGGCGGGTCACGCTGTCGGGCAAGGGCGCCACGCCGGTCGTGACCTCGGTGTCGGCGGCCTACCTGCAGCGGAACCAGCGGCCCGTCGTGAGTTCCCTGGTCCTGCATCCCCCGGGGGTGGTGTTCCAGAAGCCCTTTTCCACCGGCGAGACCGAGATCGCGGGCTATCAGGCGGAAGCCGCCGAGCGCCGGCTCTCGAACCAGGGGCAGCCGCCGCCGTCCACGGCGACGGCCACGCTCGGCCGCCGGACCTACCAGCAGGGACTGCAGACGGTCGTCTGGAAGGGCGACGACGAGAACGGCGACGACCTCGAGTACTCCGTCTCGTTCCGGCGCGAGGGCGACACGGCGTGGACGACGCTCGTGGAAGGCCTGACCGATCCCATCTACGTGTGGGACACGACCTCGGTGCCGAGCGGTTCCTATGTGGTGAAGGTGACGGCGTCGGACGCGCCGTCCGAGCCCGCCGACCGCGCCTTGCGGGGCGAGGCCGAGTCCTCGGTGCTGCAGGTGGACTCGGTGGCGCCGGTAGTCAGCATCCGGCCGCCGACGCGCAGCGGCGCCCGGCTGGACGTGATCGTGGACGCACGCGACGACCACTCGGCCATCGAGAAGGTGGAGTATTCGCTGGCCGGAGGCCCCTGGCAGGCGGCCTACCCCGCCGATGGCCTGCTCGACAGCCGCAAGGAGACCGTCACGCTGAGCTTCCCCGCCGACGTCGAAGGCCAGTCGGTGGTGGTTCGCGCCACCGACGCCCTCCACAACGTGGGCGTCGCGGACGTCAGGCTTACGCCCTGAGTCACGCCCTCCGGGGCGCGTGGCGGATCACGCTGCTGGGATGGCAGCGCTAGAGGGCCGCCGCACCGCCGCCCGAGGGCTGCGCGGCCGGCGGGACCGGGGCCGGAAGGGCTTTCGGTGCCGGGGACGGGGCGTGCGGGCCGAACGGCACGGCGCCGGCCGCCGGCGCCTGCGGGCGCAGGAGTTCGTCCACGTCCGCGGCACTGCCGACCACCGTGGTGTGCGCGAGGAGCCACACCAGGTTGACGGCCACCGGCGTGCCGCCCGCGCGCGCCGGCTCGAACTGGGCCTGCGAGGCGGCCTCGATCATGGCCAGCACCACTTCCGGCTTCACCTTGAGCGCCCACGGCTGGTCCGTGCCCAGCATGCGCACCTGGGCGATGCGGCCTTCCCGCGTGACCACCGTGGAGAGCGTCAGCACCGCGTCGCCGCTCGCCACGGGCCAGTCCGCCGAGGAGGCGCGCCGCCGCGGGACCATGGTGAACTCGTCGATCCGGACGGGATTCACGTTCGACCCGGGGCTGGCCAGGTAGTCGATCACGCCTGCCAGCGAGTCAGGCCGCTGCACCGTGGTCGCCTGCATGACCTCGGTGGAGGCCAGGACGCACACGAGGACGGCCACGCTGCCGCCCAGGGCCGGCCACACGAGGTGCATGTCGTCGAACACGCCGGCGAGCCAGGTGTGCCACGACAGCTGCCGTTCCACCTGGACCTGCACCAGCAGGTTGCCCGTCCAGCTCTCCGGCGGCTCCTGCGACGTTGCCCCATCCGGCGCGGCGTCCTCGAACAGTTCGCTCAGGCCGCGCAGGTCCGAGGCCTCCGCCGCACAACCGGCGCAGGATTCCAGGTGGTCGCGGACCTCCAGGTGGGACTCGAGCGGGAGCTCTCCGTCGTGGAACGCCTCGAGCAGCGGGCGCACGGCGGAGCAGGGAACGAAGGTCATGACCGCGCCTCGATGAGATCCGTCCGGAGCGCCTGTCGTGCCCGCGTCAGGCGCGACTTCACGGTGCCGACGGCGATGTCGAGGGAGAAGGCGATCTCGTCGTAGCTCAAGCCGTCGAATTCGCGGAGGACGATGGCCGTGCGCTGGTCGAACGGGAGACGATCGAGCGCGGCCCAGAGCCGCGCGGCCGCCTGCTTGCGCGCCAGGAGACGATCCGGGGCCGTCGCCTCGGGCCGCTGCGCCAGATCGCCGTGCGCCTGGACGTGCTGGTCGAGCGACACCTGGTCGCTCTGGCGCCGGCGGCGCCACCAGCGCTGGCGGTTCTTCGCCTGGTTGATGACGATGCGGTAGATCCAGGTCCTGAGCGACGACTGGCCGCGGAAGGTGCCCATGGTGCGGAAGACCCTGAGGAAGACCTCCTGGGACAGGTCCAGGGCCTCCTCGCGCGTGCCCAGCAGGTGGTAGGCCAGCTGGTAGACCATGCGCTCGTGGGTGCCGACCAGCTCGGCACACGCGCGCTGGTCCCCGGCGGCGCACCGCCTCACCAGGTCGGCTTCGTCCGCGCCGACATCCGACCACCCAAGGGCTCGAGCGTCCTTCACGTCAGGCTGGAGAAATGGGGCCATGGGCAGTGTAGCACTCCGGAAGGGACGAGGCGCTATGAGGTTAGAACCCACCCTCGCCCAAAGGTTCCCGTGTTGCTACCATCGACGTCGTGTCGCGGTTCCTCGGCTGGCCTCTGGCGCTCCTCGTCACGGTCGCGGTCGCAGCCGCTGCCGTGCTGGCGCTGGTCTCCCTCCGGAACGAACGCGAGTACGGCCGGCTGGTCTCGCTCGGC
Proteins encoded in this window:
- a CDS encoding type I 3-dehydroquinate dehydratase gives rise to the protein MGTCICATVTGRTTAELRTRRDEVSGADMVELRLDGVRDLDVDAALAGRRLPVVATCRPPWQGGAFEGPEDVRVRVLERAWDLGAEFVDVEDGAAEALVARSGGRRIVRSFHDFTGVPADADARLDRLLSSGAEVVKLAFTATRLADVVTARRLAGRAAGRGVVLAMGGAGLPSRLLAARVGSRWTYAGDGVAPGQLPLARLRDEFRLGEVEASTPVYGVLGRPIDHSLSPPMHNAAFAAAGVDAIYVPLAAASFDDFAEFARAFDVQGVSVTAPFKREAFLGLASPDPRDRRLGAVNTLRKAAGGWEGRNTDVEGFLAPLSGRPLRGRRAAVLGAGGASRAVALALAGAGAEVTVHARQPERADEVAALVGGRSGTWPPPAATWDLLVNATPVGTTPRDDEAPIALDGDLTGRLVYDLVYNPAETALLRRAAALGAEGLGGLPMLVAQAAGQFEWWTGRTAPVGRMREAASARLAGVQAREIETRS
- a CDS encoding SpoIVB peptidase S55 domain-containing protein codes for the protein MRPRLSPLLACALATLALALGEGRLAARDTLMPVDEVRPGMVGVGRTVFQGSTIDEFTVRIIGTLKSVVAPQRDLILAKLEGGPLADTGVIAGMSGSPVYIDGKLLGAVSYQLGQFPKEPIAGITPIGEMTDATALTSSRPLRPAAVPLGRAVSAGELRALWASALAPPQPFAAAVGDLLAATSSLGLSRQVATELRPITVPLTAGGFDHDVLDRVAPMLPGTSITAARAQAPAAGAGQPLRPGDAVGVALLTGDFSLGATGTVTQVDGDKVYAFGHPLYNLGPTAFPMTRADVIAVLPSLVTSSKLASLGPVVGTVSQDRATAIAGHLGPAPAMVPVTIRLTSTRVPERSFSFQVVNDQLFTPLLTYLAVANVLTSYERQTGAATYVVKGEARVNGRTLGFDDVFVGDQSAANASSYVAGPLTALYRNANERFTVDGITLAIDADERTRTAEITRAWVDDTPVRPGGTARVHVQLRTFEGEDRLVTQAIDIPANAAGTLQLLVSEGPRLALQDTRGPRAELQSVAQIVRAANRAKRSHRVYLRLTASAPGAVVDGEPMPGLPPSVAAVLDGDRSASGTTSLRSAPRGEWEVVVPYAVSGSRQLSIAVDPS
- a CDS encoding anti-sigma factor; protein product: MTFVPCSAVRPLLEAFHDGELPLESHLEVRDHLESCAGCAAEASDLRGLSELFEDAAPDGATSQEPPESWTGNLLVQVQVERQLSWHTWLAGVFDDMHLVWPALGGSVAVLVCVLASTEVMQATTVQRPDSLAGVIDYLASPGSNVNPVRIDEFTMVPRRRASSADWPVASGDAVLTLSTVVTREGRIAQVRMLGTDQPWALKVKPEVVLAMIEAASQAQFEPARAGGTPVAVNLVWLLAHTTVVGSAADVDELLRPQAPAAGAVPFGPHAPSPAPKALPAPVPPAAQPSGGGAAAL
- a CDS encoding sigma-70 family RNA polymerase sigma factor, which produces MAPFLQPDVKDARALGWSDVGADEADLVRRCAAGDQRACAELVGTHERMVYQLAYHLLGTREEALDLSQEVFLRVFRTMGTFRGQSSLRTWIYRIVINQAKNRQRWWRRRRQSDQVSLDQHVQAHGDLAQRPEATAPDRLLARKQAAARLWAALDRLPFDQRTAIVLREFDGLSYDEIAFSLDIAVGTVKSRLTRARQALRTDLIEARS